Sequence from the Phragmites australis chromosome 11, lpPhrAust1.1, whole genome shotgun sequence genome:
GGTGGCCCGCCTGCTTCTTGCGTTGGTTCTTGGATTGGACGAGCAGAGCAGGGGAGGGAGGCAACTCGAGGAGACGAGGAGGTACGCGGGAGCTGGGGATGGGGAAGGGAGGCGGATGACTGAGAGGGACGCGGGGGGGAAATCATGAGGGTGGTGGTGAGCTTTAAAGGCTGTGGCATGAGGCGCATGAGATGATAAGACGGGAAAAAAGGCAAAATGAAAAGGAAGTGAAAATTATGGATTACCAACTAGTATAAGTGTATAACatacaatttaaaaataaacaCAGGTGACTGAAATCTCTGAGTTAGGGTTAGAGATTTAGAGTTTAGATGACCGGTGGACAGGCTTTCAAAAATCATCGGTATACGTTCGGTTACCATGGTTACCCGTCGATTCAGTCCGCATCGCATTCATAATTTGTCCGATTTTCGATCAAACtcaaattcagaattaaaaaatttaaaaatttgactAAATTCGTTCGGTTTTCATCGAATTCCAACAAATTATTGTGCGGTTACCGCGATTACCCCTGCGAGCGGTTTTTAGTAGTCAAAACACATTGGTGAACCATGCTGGTGGGCAGAGAAGGTAGGCAGGGGCATCATAGTCACTGTGGTTAGCGGGTTGGAGCCTGACGGCAAGAGCTGCcggagatgaaggagaaggaggataTGAGGAAGCTTCGccaaatttgaaaaataagaaaaggtCACGCTGGCAAAAATGAAGGGATAAGATGCactggggagggaggaggagttCCAACGAGCCTCGCTGGCGCCAATATGGGGGTGGAGTTGTCATGCACCAAGACGATGTTCAGGTCTGGTTGGGGATCGAAGAAAAAGCAAATAGTGGAGAAAAGGAGGTGAACACAAAAGCTCCTGGCAAAAactacaaagaaaaaaaaacggtGCCATACCGATCAAACTGTCCATTGTTGGCACTAGAAACCCAATTTGTGAccttttgattttctttttcaaatagGGCTGGAATTGTTATAAGTGGAAAAATGCATCCCCATATTATATAGATGTcccttaaaattaaaaaaaataacacaaccatgtcctcttcttcatctccgGTAACATCTATCGTTCTTCACCTCACCGCAACAGCGGAGCGAAGCGCGAAGCAGTAATCGTACAAACATTGCCCAATTAAAGAATCACTCCAATCCTaccttttttttagatgaagacTCCAATCCTACCTCTACTTCACTTGTTATAACAGCTACAGATATTTCCCATTTATTGTTTCATACTTTGTCCATATAGTTGAAGCACAAGTGAATTGTCTACCTTTTCCCATCAATTTAGACATTTTCATGAGTTGATTGGTCCATACAACTTAATATGGACCAAATACATATAAGTTGCATACTGATCGCTGTTGAGGATTAGGTGATTATATGATGTAAGATCGGGAAATAGAGACTTAAGCTTCACATGTTTCTTTGCGAATCTGAACTGTTCAGGTTCAGCGGTCAGTATTCAGGTTTCTTTGCGGATCCAACCCAGCACACAAATCTGGTTTAGATTACTTCAGAATCAGTAGCCAGTATTCAGTACACAATAATTATTTGCTTTACCAATGTTCTTTTGTGCACGCCCGAGACGGAGCAGTACCATCAAGGGGCAGTGGTGAGAACGGATTAATCTCGGTTAGAGCATCTGGTTCGCAGTAATCTATTAGTACTGTAAACCAAACATTTCACTGTCACTGTCACAGTCACAGTAATTTATTTGCTTTGCAAGTACCAAAACAAATTGTGGTTTAAGATCGAATGATCTATCTGGTCACTCAACTGAAAGATGTAAAACTGACAAGGGAAGACCAAAAGGAACCCATGACAAGTGACTGCTTTGAAAATCTAGATGGCTTAACTTCTGATGAAACAGCTAGTGAAATCACATGTCATAAGCAACAAGGCATAAATACAACCAAACTGACTGCCGACCCATATTTATCATCTGCATGAGTTGGCCAAAGTACACGGACGCAACATCAGTCACGGAGCAATCTTCTTCAACCAGTAAGGACAATATCAAAATAAGGTGGCGTTCCAATTCATCGATCCTTTAAGAACCAGGACATTTTAGTGCAACGAAACAATCAAAGTTAGAAATCCCCATGAATAAAACTGACAGTAGTACATTCCAGCAAAAATTGCAATTAACAAAGAGGTAATCTGAGCATACAACAGCCCTAGTTCTAAAGTTCACTGTTGTGCAAACTCTACCATCTTATGAGTTCAATCTTTCCTCATAAAACATCAGTGGAAAATAACAGTAGTAATGTAGAAACCACAGAACTCTAAACCTGAGGTTGCATTACGAGATGCAGAACACAAGTTATCTCCTTTCCCCAGCAATCTTCCTCGTCTCCATGTGCACGGGCATTGGTGCCGCAAGCCCAGGCTTTCCATTCGCGCTCTTCTTGGCGGGCATACCCTTCACCTCAACAGACTCAGCAGAGCTCGAGCTTTCGCAGCCCTCATCAACCTCATTTCCATTCTCTGTCTCTCCATTAAGCTCGTGAACCTGACCATTACCAGAGAAACTCACCTTCTTCTCGATCACAGCAGGGCGATCTGCCACGAACGCAGCATTGCAACCTTCATGGTACTCGTCAGTGTCCAACGCGTCACTCATCGCCATCTGCTCGTGCTCTTTGAGTAGCACCTTGTCAACGAACTCCAAGATCCGGCTGAGTTCCCGGCTCACCGCGCGCTTCccttcgcggatcatcgggtCCCCTCCCTGATCCAAAACCCGCCTCAAAACCCAGCACCAATGGAAAATGGATCAAATTGATCGAGATCATGGCACAGTTCACATCACCTGGATCGCGTCGAGCCGGAGGAGAAGGCTCATAGCAGCCTCGGAGACGGCCGCGGGGTCGGCGCCCCCGCGTCGGCCGGAGAGGGACCCCCGGATCGCCGCGGCCTTGGACCGGAGCACAGCAAGCTCCTTGAGCTGGCGCAGCGTCCGGGAGCGCCGCGCCAGGAACCGGCGGAAGTGCGCCTGGATCGTCCGCGCCGCGAGCTCCCTCGCGGAGAACGGCCGCACTCGCGCGGGTCgacgcggccgcggccgcggcggcggaggcgagggCGGGGactcatcctcttcctcctcttcctcttcttcctcctccacctgcTGTCTGCGGGCCGCGCGCCGCGGGCGAGGGTCTGGATGCGTCGGCCGCAGCGCCGGAGGAGGGGTGGGGAAGTAGTGGGGGAGGGCGGACTCGAGCGCGGCCACGCGTCGCAGCAGCGAGTGGATCAGGAGGTGGCCGTTGTCGCCGGACGGGTtgggctgctgcggcggcggtggatgGGTATAGGCGTGGGGTTTGGCCTGCTGCTGTTCGTACTGGTAGTGGTACTGGTAGGGGTAGGGATTCGCGGGGTGCGCGGCGAGACCGGGCGGCGGCTGTGGCTGGGGCTGGGGCTGGGGCTGAGGGGTTGGCGGGGGCGCGGAGGagctgaggaggaggtgggccGCGATGGCATGGaggaggtggtcggacgcggcggagctgggcgggggcggcgcgggAGCGGGGTAATAGCACGACTCggcgcagccgcagccgcagcagcaGGGGGGCGGGGCCGGCTCGTGGTGGACGTGACGGGGCATTTTTCGCGTGATACGGTGGGGGGTTCTCGGCGCCGGGATAGGAGCGAGGGCGCGACGGGATCGCACGCGGTGGCAAGGGCAACCGGCAGAGCGTAGGCAGCGGCGGAGTGGGTATCACATCGGGAGGGGCGGACGCGGGGGAAAGGAGATGCGCTTTGGAGCGCAAGTACCCATGCCCATGTGCCGCCCGCAGCGCCGTGCGAAGCAAGCGCCCAACGGCTCGTCGTGGGCTCGTGGCGCCGCGGGTTTTGGGTCGCTGGCTGGTGGGGGCGCCGTGACGTCCGGCACGGGGTTTATCCATCTCTGTTCGGAACCCGTGGATCGCGTCAAAACCCAGCACCAATGGAAAATGGATCAAATTGATCGAGATCATGGCACAGTCCGCATCGCCTGGATCGCGTCGAGCCGGAGAAGGCTCATGGCAGCCTCGGAGACGGCCGTGGGGTTTTGGCGTTTTGGTCTGGGGAGTTGCGTGCCATGGTGGACTCACACCGGAAGCTAGCACTGAAAGATTCATCGTGCACCAGCAAAACATACGCTGTGCCCTAACAGACCGAGAGACGACTACCAATGGGGGACGACCAGCGCAGGATGAGGGAAATATTTGCTGAAAAAATGTTTAATATATTTGATTGATTAAATATAAGTCTTTCTAGACAGATTGAGTAGAGTTTTTGTTTAGTTGATCAAATATGAGGCTATATGAGAAATTGAATGTGCTGAGATTATAATTAGTTATATACATGAGGTTGTATAATTGATAGTCGAATCTGTATAACTTGTCAAATGGAATACAATTGCATCCGTCAGGTCTGACTCGAGGGTAAAGCTTGATCTCT
This genomic interval carries:
- the LOC133885893 gene encoding uncharacterized protein LOC133885893, translated to MPRHVHHEPAPPPCCCGCGCAESCYYPAPAPPPPSSAASDHLLHAIAAHLLLSSSAPPPTPQPQPQPQPQPPPGLAAHPANPYPYQYHYQYEQQQAKPHAYTHPPPPQQPNPSGDNGHLLIHSLLRRVAALESALPHYFPTPPPALRPTHPDPRPRRAARRQQVEEEEEEEEEEDESPPSPPPPRPRPRRPARVRPFSARELAARTIQAHFRRFLARRSRTLRQLKELAVLRSKAAAIRGSLSGRRGGADPAAVSEAAMSLLLRLDAIQGGDPMIREGKRAVSRELSRILEFVDKVLLKEHEQMAMSDALDTDEYHEGCNAAFVADRPAVIEKKVSFSGNGQVHELNGETENGNEVDEGCESSSSAESVEVKGMPAKKSANGKPGLAAPMPVHMETRKIAGERR